A stretch of Candidatus Vicinibacter affinis DNA encodes these proteins:
- the pfkA gene encoding 6-phosphofructokinase, whose amino-acid sequence MTEIKRIGVFTSGGDAPGMNAAIRAVMRTASIYDLHVYGIQRGYDGMIDGEINRLEADDVRNILQRGGTILKTARSSRFLTPEGRKIAYENLVANDIDALVAIGGNGTFTGSMVFNSEFKMPTIGLPGTIDNDLYGTDYTIGFDTAVNTAIQAVDKIRDTADSHNRIFLIEVMGRNSGYIALHTAIGSGASAFIIPEVESTIETLIDDLKKALRRKKLFGLVISAEGNKIGNAFEISSKLKELVPEYDVKVTIIGHLQRGGSPTAQDRILASRLGYEAVEALIKGKHNVMAGIINDKVVFTPFVDAISKNKTPDISMIKMANILGM is encoded by the coding sequence ATGACAGAAATTAAGAGAATTGGCGTTTTTACCTCAGGTGGAGATGCTCCGGGAATGAATGCTGCCATCAGAGCAGTTATGAGAACGGCCAGTATTTATGATTTACACGTTTACGGAATTCAGAGAGGTTATGACGGCATGATTGATGGAGAAATCAATCGACTTGAAGCAGACGATGTGCGCAATATTCTGCAGCGCGGTGGAACCATCTTAAAAACTGCCAGAAGTTCCAGATTCTTAACTCCGGAAGGAAGAAAGATCGCCTATGAAAATTTAGTTGCCAACGATATTGATGCACTGGTTGCCATTGGAGGGAACGGGACATTTACAGGGAGCATGGTTTTCAATAGTGAATTCAAAATGCCCACTATAGGATTACCGGGAACGATAGACAATGACTTATATGGAACTGATTATACCATTGGTTTTGACACGGCGGTAAATACTGCCATTCAGGCAGTGGATAAAATCAGAGATACCGCTGATTCGCACAACAGGATTTTCCTGATCGAAGTAATGGGGAGAAATTCAGGTTATATTGCCTTGCATACAGCCATTGGTTCCGGTGCCAGTGCATTTATTATTCCTGAAGTAGAAAGCACCATTGAGACTTTGATAGATGATTTAAAAAAAGCATTGAGACGTAAAAAACTTTTCGGACTGGTTATTTCTGCTGAAGGCAATAAGATTGGAAACGCATTTGAAATCAGCAGCAAATTGAAAGAATTAGTGCCGGAATACGATGTAAAGGTCACCATCATCGGTCATTTGCAAAGAGGTGGATCCCCCACTGCGCAAGACAGAATTTTGGCCAGTCGTTTAGGATATGAAGCAGTTGAAGCTTTGATAAAAGGAAAACACAATGTTATGGCTGGAATCATTAATGACAAAGTTGTATTCACCCCTTTTGTCGATGCCATTTCTAAAAATAAAACTCCTGATATTTCAATGATTAAAATGGCCAACATACTGGGTATGTAA